The Sulfurospirillum halorespirans DSM 13726 genome has a window encoding:
- the secD gene encoding protein translocase subunit SecD produces the protein MPKGKFNYRLVIFLIAIIFGVGFSMPTFLQSEKGAKIALGLDLQGGLHMVLGVQTEEAIKSKVKSIASSIKFFAQSGDIIIDDFKIDEEVLSLTLLDKDEEKKLDEMLKTISGLQVSKESLRYTLSLNDKEKELIREYAISQAVETIRNRLDQFGLAEPNVARQGSDKIVVELPGIKTAEDEQRARELIAKAAHLQLMAVDEKRKDRVNTMSPTEAAQYGDVILSDARSEQVRHILKEIPVLDGSMLSDAKVAFSETHQPVINFTLNSEGAKIFGDFTANNIGNRLAIVLDNKVYSDPVIRERIGGGSGQISGGFSVKEAHDVAIALRSGALLAPVTLLEKRSVGPSLGADSIQASTIALISGFFLIVGFLILYYHMAGVFASFALFVNLVLLVAIMALFGATLTLPGMAGIVLSLGMAVDANVIINERIRELLRQGIAVRQAVEKGYENAMSAIVDGNLTLAVSSIILYVYGTGPIKGFAISMLIGNLISMLTAILGTHGMYELLMSYIEKNHSIRFWFGMKKRGL, from the coding sequence ATGCCTAAAGGTAAATTTAATTACCGTTTAGTCATTTTTCTGATTGCAATTATTTTTGGAGTAGGCTTTTCAATGCCTACTTTCTTGCAAAGTGAAAAAGGGGCTAAAATTGCCTTAGGTCTTGATCTTCAAGGCGGTCTTCATATGGTCTTAGGTGTGCAAACCGAAGAAGCTATCAAATCCAAAGTTAAATCTATTGCTTCAAGTATCAAATTCTTCGCGCAAAGTGGAGATATTATTATCGACGATTTTAAAATTGATGAAGAGGTGCTCTCTTTAACACTTCTTGATAAAGATGAAGAGAAAAAACTCGATGAGATGCTTAAAACCATTAGCGGTTTGCAAGTTTCAAAAGAGTCACTTCGCTACACGCTCTCTTTAAATGATAAAGAAAAAGAACTGATTCGTGAATATGCTATTTCACAAGCGGTTGAGACCATTCGTAACCGTTTGGATCAATTTGGTTTGGCTGAACCCAATGTTGCACGACAAGGCAGCGATAAAATTGTTGTCGAACTGCCTGGTATTAAAACAGCGGAAGATGAGCAACGTGCGCGTGAATTGATCGCAAAAGCGGCACATTTACAGCTGATGGCAGTGGATGAGAAACGAAAAGATCGTGTCAATACGATGAGTCCAACAGAAGCGGCACAGTATGGTGATGTGATTTTATCCGATGCGAGAAGTGAGCAGGTTCGCCATATTTTAAAAGAGATTCCTGTACTTGATGGAAGTATGCTCAGTGATGCAAAAGTTGCTTTTAGTGAGACGCATCAGCCTGTGATTAACTTTACACTGAACTCTGAGGGTGCAAAAATCTTTGGTGATTTTACCGCCAATAACATTGGCAATCGTTTGGCGATTGTTTTAGATAACAAAGTCTATTCCGATCCTGTGATTCGTGAACGCATTGGTGGCGGAAGTGGACAAATCAGCGGTGGCTTTAGCGTTAAAGAGGCACACGATGTGGCGATTGCCCTTCGCAGTGGAGCTTTATTAGCGCCTGTTACACTGCTTGAAAAACGAAGTGTTGGACCATCTTTGGGAGCTGATAGTATTCAAGCAAGTACCATTGCTTTGATCTCTGGATTTTTTCTGATAGTTGGATTTTTAATACTTTACTACCACATGGCAGGTGTTTTTGCGAGCTTTGCATTGTTTGTCAACCTGGTGCTTTTAGTTGCTATTATGGCGCTTTTTGGAGCCACGTTAACGCTTCCAGGTATGGCAGGTATTGTGTTAAGTCTGGGTATGGCGGTGGATGCAAACGTGATTATCAATGAGCGTATTCGTGAACTTTTACGACAAGGTATCGCGGTGAGACAAGCAGTTGAAAAAGGGTATGAAAATGCGATGAGTGCCATTGTCGATGGTAACTTAACCTTGGCCGTTTCTTCTATTATCCTTTATGTGTATGGTACGGGGCCTATCAAAGGGTTTGCCATTAGTATGCTTATTGGTAACTTAATTTCAATGCTGACAGCCATTTTAGGAACACACGGAATGTATGAGCTATTGATGTCTTATATCGAGAAAAACCATAGTATTCGTTTTTGGTTTGGTATGAAAAAGAGAGGTCTCTAA
- the yajC gene encoding preprotein translocase subunit YajC — translation MQGSASLLSSLLPLVVLFAIFYFLVIRPQQKQVKKHKEMLEALKKGDKVITSGGLICEVVKPEEDSIKVKLNDEGVIVKVSREYIAKKIDA, via the coding sequence ATGCAAGGTTCTGCAAGTTTACTCTCTTCTTTACTCCCACTCGTTGTTCTTTTCGCAATTTTCTATTTTCTTGTGATTAGACCCCAACAAAAGCAGGTAAAAAAGCACAAAGAAATGCTTGAGGCACTCAAAAAAGGCGACAAAGTCATTACCAGTGGAGGTTTGATTTGTGAAGTCGTGAAACCTGAAGAAGATTCTATCAAAGTTAAGCTTAATGATGAAGGCGTCATTGTGAAGGTTTCAAGAGAGTATATCGCAAAGAAAATCGATGCCTAA
- a CDS encoding apolipoprotein N-acyltransferase — MKKNLEIYFTRIYIIKAFVIALLLSAFIYLEYFELTLLILNSLLAFAGFYLLLGENRVVWFWSGLFMGLLWFYWISFSFVYYDLSFLIPFIIFGVAFVYGILFWLIGRIGSTMYLQAPLLFGVSFVDPFGFNWLKLEVIFIDTYFSTTHLAFGLFLSGITLLKALPKWFKAAALIPLLGALYQTTPTVTLPKMDIAIPSMNIPQSQRWDEKYQQEAIDLNFSLIEHAIAQNKELIIFPESAFPLYLNRAPRLIEALKVYSQKITIVTGSLTYEEDQGFFNSSYLFQKGEMQIAHKIILVPFGEEIPFPSFMVELINKLFFDGAKDYQKAKEPQDFVINGISFRSAICYEGTNPKLFEGNPKQMIVISNNAWFSPSIEQTLQYLLLRLYAKKYQTVIYHSANSGKSGVILP; from the coding sequence ATGAAAAAAAATTTAGAGATATATTTTACCCGCATTTACATAATAAAAGCCTTTGTTATAGCACTCTTGCTTTCTGCCTTTATCTACCTCGAATATTTTGAACTAACATTGCTCATACTTAACTCCCTCCTAGCCTTTGCGGGATTTTACCTCCTCTTGGGCGAAAATCGCGTGGTATGGTTTTGGAGTGGTCTGTTTATGGGGCTTTTATGGTTTTACTGGATTAGTTTTAGTTTTGTCTATTACGATTTGAGCTTTCTCATCCCATTCATCATTTTCGGTGTGGCTTTCGTTTATGGCATTCTTTTTTGGCTGATTGGACGCATTGGAAGCACTATGTATCTCCAAGCGCCATTGCTATTTGGAGTGAGCTTTGTCGATCCTTTTGGTTTTAATTGGCTAAAGCTTGAAGTGATCTTCATTGATACCTATTTTTCAACCACACACCTTGCCTTTGGACTCTTTTTAAGCGGAATTACCCTTTTAAAAGCTCTTCCAAAATGGTTTAAAGCAGCAGCGCTGATTCCGCTTCTAGGAGCTCTTTACCAGACAACTCCCACGGTGACGCTTCCGAAAATGGACATTGCTATCCCTTCAATGAACATTCCTCAATCCCAACGTTGGGATGAGAAGTACCAACAAGAGGCGATTGATCTGAATTTTTCGTTGATTGAACACGCCATTGCGCAAAATAAAGAGCTGATTATTTTCCCAGAGAGTGCTTTTCCACTTTACCTAAACCGAGCACCTCGTTTGATTGAAGCGCTCAAAGTGTATTCTCAAAAGATTACCATTGTTACAGGATCGTTAACGTATGAAGAGGATCAAGGATTTTTTAACTCGTCGTATCTTTTTCAAAAGGGAGAGATGCAGATTGCCCATAAAATTATTCTGGTTCCGTTTGGTGAAGAGATACCTTTCCCCAGTTTTATGGTTGAGCTCATCAATAAACTCTTTTTTGATGGAGCCAAAGATTATCAAAAAGCAAAAGAGCCACAAGATTTTGTGATCAACGGGATCTCGTTTCGAAGTGCCATTTGCTATGAAGGAACCAATCCTAAACTTTTTGAAGGCAATCCCAAACAGATGATTGTTATCAGCAATAATGCGTGGTTTAGCCCATCCATTGAGCAAACGCTGCAATATCTACTTTTGCGGCTGTATGCGAAAAAATATCAAACGGTGATTTATCACAGTGCCAACAGCGGAAAAAGCGGAGTCATTCTGCCTTAA
- the metK gene encoding methionine adenosyltransferase — MEHTKHYLFTSEVVSPGHPDKCADIIADSIVDRLLIADKNSRVASEVFVAGKHVIIGGEVNTKSILSFTDYETIVKDALAKIGYDGKSAFTKEQCLHPDDVKVQVLLNQQSSDINQGVDQESGEIGAGDQGIMFGFASSETADFMPSAITYARMLCDKVYSYALTHNHKLGVDIKTQVTVDYGTKQNFEECKPQKIHTIVVSAPSNEHLSIEEVRSLIKGLIDDTGLPTELYDPNNTIIHINPTGRYVNHSSLHDSGLTGRKLIVDSFGGYSPIGGGAQSSKDYTKVDRSGLYAARWIAKHIVAAGLAKKCSVQLSYAIGVAKPVSIAVDTSGTYTSIGDDDLSTFVLETFSLTPRWITAKFGLDKPSGETFLYADVAARGQVGQSDYPWEKLDSLELFKALKK; from the coding sequence ATGGAACACACAAAACACTACCTTTTTACCTCTGAAGTGGTAAGCCCAGGGCATCCTGACAAATGTGCTGACATCATTGCCGATAGCATTGTTGACAGACTCCTGATCGCGGATAAAAATTCACGCGTTGCGAGTGAGGTTTTTGTGGCTGGAAAGCATGTCATCATTGGTGGCGAGGTTAATACGAAAAGTATTCTCTCTTTCACAGATTATGAAACAATCGTGAAAGATGCACTGGCAAAAATTGGGTACGATGGAAAATCTGCCTTTACCAAAGAGCAGTGTCTTCACCCCGATGATGTGAAAGTGCAAGTGCTTCTGAATCAACAAAGCAGCGACATCAACCAAGGTGTTGACCAAGAGAGCGGCGAAATTGGCGCAGGCGATCAAGGTATTATGTTTGGTTTTGCCTCTTCTGAGACCGCTGATTTTATGCCTTCGGCAATTACGTATGCCAGAATGCTGTGCGATAAAGTCTACAGCTATGCCCTAACCCACAACCATAAACTAGGCGTTGACATTAAAACGCAAGTGACGGTGGATTACGGTACGAAACAAAATTTTGAAGAGTGCAAACCTCAAAAAATTCATACCATTGTTGTCTCTGCCCCTTCCAATGAGCATCTCTCCATTGAAGAGGTTCGTTCTCTCATCAAAGGATTGATTGACGATACAGGGCTTCCAACAGAGCTTTATGATCCTAATAACACCATTATTCACATCAACCCAACGGGTCGTTATGTCAACCACAGTTCATTACATGATTCTGGACTCACGGGTCGTAAATTGATTGTGGATAGTTTTGGTGGCTACTCTCCCATTGGTGGCGGTGCACAATCGAGTAAAGATTACACCAAAGTCGATCGTAGTGGACTTTATGCAGCACGTTGGATTGCAAAACACATTGTAGCCGCAGGTTTGGCTAAAAAATGCTCCGTTCAGCTCTCTTACGCTATTGGCGTTGCCAAACCTGTCTCTATCGCTGTTGATACGTCAGGAACGTATACCAGTATCGGAGATGATGATCTTTCTACATTTGTGCTTGAAACCTTTAGTTTAACACCGCGTTGGATTACTGCAAAATTTGGGTTGGATAAGCCAAGTGGCGAAACCTTCTTGTATGCTGATGTTGCAGCGCGTGGACAGGTGGGACAGAGTGATTATCCGTGGGAAAAATTGGACAGTTTAGAGCTCTTTAAAGCACTCAAAAAATAG
- a CDS encoding AEC family transporter yields MMIENVAPVFIFVALGYLFKKIKHDISEALTEFVIYFSLPALALSKIRHMTFSHEVFLIILIAYITMALSLALGYCAGRLMKLDRKNLVTMMVIVGFGNTGFVGFSYIESFYSLHAVSYALVYDQMGTFIALMAFGIPLIAWGGGREQRVRDVAKQVAFSPPLLAIFVAIGFQGTEFPPLIETILDKFQATLIPLVTAIVGMKLEFRTLSLYFKENMVALSLKMVIAPSLMLIGFYVFADLKAEWVKVTFLETAMPPMTLAVVFGIRGGLNRELLINALALGILFSFISMGVWNLIIS; encoded by the coding sequence ATGATGATTGAAAATGTTGCTCCTGTCTTTATTTTTGTTGCCTTAGGGTATCTGTTTAAAAAAATCAAACACGATATTTCAGAGGCGTTAACCGAGTTTGTGATCTACTTTTCCCTCCCTGCCCTTGCCCTTTCCAAAATACGCCATATGACCTTTAGCCATGAAGTTTTTTTGATTATTCTCATTGCGTACATTACGATGGCGCTCTCTTTGGCTCTGGGCTATTGTGCTGGGCGTTTGATGAAACTGGACCGAAAAAATCTTGTCACGATGATGGTTATTGTTGGTTTTGGCAATACAGGCTTTGTTGGCTTTTCCTACATCGAGTCATTTTACTCGTTGCATGCGGTCAGTTACGCGCTCGTGTACGATCAAATGGGGACGTTTATTGCCCTGATGGCGTTTGGAATTCCTCTTATTGCATGGGGTGGCGGGAGAGAACAGCGGGTGCGCGATGTTGCCAAACAGGTGGCTTTTTCTCCGCCACTGCTTGCCATTTTTGTTGCCATTGGATTTCAAGGCACGGAATTTCCGCCGCTGATTGAAACCATACTGGATAAGTTTCAAGCGACATTGATTCCCTTGGTTACAGCCATTGTAGGCATGAAGTTAGAGTTTCGAACGCTCTCGCTTTACTTTAAAGAAAACATGGTCGCACTCAGCCTTAAAATGGTCATTGCACCATCTTTGATGCTCATAGGATTTTACGTTTTTGCCGATTTAAAAGCCGAATGGGTCAAGGTTACTTTTTTGGAAACGGCGATGCCTCCGATGACACTTGCCGTGGTTTTTGGCATCAGGGGAGGGCTGAACCGAGAATTGTTGATTAATGCCCTAGCTTTAGGCATTCTCTTCTCTTTTATCAGTATGGGTGTGTGGAATCTTATCATTTCATAG